The Physeter macrocephalus isolate SW-GA chromosome 17, ASM283717v5, whole genome shotgun sequence nucleotide sequence TTCTGTAGTAGTaccctataagggaaaagaatctgaaaaagaatagataggcaaccactggcggtccagtgattaggactccgtgctttcactgccagggcagggttcaaatcctggtcggggaactaagatcccacaagctgctcagcgtgacaaaaaaaataaaagaattaatatataatatatatgtgtgtatgtatgtatatatatatataaaactgaatcactttgctgtacacctgaaactaatacatcattgtaaatcaactatacttcaatttttaaaaactgggaaaaaaagcatatatggggagggtgggagggagacgcaagagggaggatatatggggatatatgtatatgtatagctgattcactctgttatacagcagaaactaatacaccattgtaaagcaattatacttcaataaagatgttcaaaaaaaagaagaggtaacTTTAAGAGCTAGGGGATTGTTAATTgtgtttgattttgcttttgggAAAAGGTAGAGAttggcttttcctcttttatttctacaGTCCATGTTTGGGTGGGGCCCCTGCTCCCAcagtttgtttaaatttttatgtttactaGCCAGATGTTACATAAAGGTTTACAAAGCAGAGTGATTATTTAAATGGCTTCCTCTTGCAGTATGCTGAAGCAATTTATCTTGCTGGGATCCAAGTAAATGGCTGTATCTCTTGGGGTTTAGCCAAGGGTAATTGAAGTAagcatttggaatttaaaaaaaaagcatatatggaaatttttgaaattaaaaaaaagttgaggaaACAGGGGTCAATTAACTCCTTAAGGTTTCTTAGTAACTGGCAGGGTTAAGATTCCGGAAAGTCTAGCTACTACACTGCGTTTGTGGAGCGGGGCTGACTTTAAGGAGGtagaaacggaggcccagagaggaggaagaattGACCCCGGAATAACGCAAATCAGAGCTAGCGCAAGGCTCAAGAAACTACAACTCCCATGACCCTCAGGGGTGGAGGCCCAGCGGGGGAAGCCCCAGGCGGCCCCAGGGGCAGCTGGGAGATGTACTTCCGTGCAGTCCTCCAGAGACAGTTGGGCTCACCTGAAGACGTAGGAGCGCGCGGGCGCGCTCTTGTAGATGTACTGCGCCAGCCACCACTGCACCGTCATGTTCCAGTACCGCATGCCATCCCGCACGCTCACGCAGAAGTCTGTGCCATAGCAATCGATGTTGCGGATGGTCTCATAGTCGTACTCCGTGGAAGCCGCTTTCTCCCgactgggggggggtgggggtggaggatgaAGGGGGGGGACAGACATGCAGCTCAGCCAGGCCCCCTCCTGACTCTGGCTACTGTCCCAGCCCCGGATGCTAAGGAGGGGATCCTGGCCAGTCAACAGTTCTCTGGCTGTCACGTTTGCTAGGGCAACAGGGGAGGGTAGCCCAGACTAAGCATTTTGGGGAAGTGCACAGTTCATCAGCAATAGGGTTCTCCTCTTTGGTAAGGGGGCCTGCAACAGCCAGGAAAAGTCTGGAAGGGCCACGGTTGCTAAGCTATGAGTCCTTAGCAACCTGACCTGCCAATGGTCTCAGATGCTAGGGAAAGGCCATTCCTTAGCAACCAAGCTCAGCATATTCAGAGAAGCCTCCAAGTAGTCCATTCAAATTGTTGGACACTTCGGTTGTTAGGGAAGCAGCATCCCTAACAATGAGGTGGTCCGTGGTTGCTAGGGAGATGTTTTAGGCCCGCCTGACACCTTGATGGTCTCTGTTGCTAGGGAAGGGGCATTCCTTAGCAACAAAGCCTAGATGTTTAGAAAAGCTTCCTGAAAGGGCCTTTCCTGGCTACTGGTCCCCAGGATTGTTCTAGAAGGGTCATCTCCAGTAAGACAGTGGTTCCTGGATCACTGGTGCCACCCCCCCCCCAGCAGTGAGGGGTATCCTTGGCCCACCTGAACCGTTGGCGGCTTCTGATAACGGAAGGGGGGCATCCATTAGGGGTGAGGCCCAGAAGGTTTAGAAAAGCCTTCAATTCCTGCTTGACGTCTTCTGGGGGATACCCTCTACTATGGCAGTGGCAAGAAATTTGCAGGGGGGTGCCACTTCCCCCGCAATGGAATGGCAGTTTGTGACTACTAGGAGATTGCCCAACCCTTGTAAGGAGTAGTTCAGAATTTACATCAAAGGGCTGctttcccagccccagcctgaAAGCTGACCATGACGGCTAGGGACAGAGGGACAGGCCATTCCTGGTTGCTAGGGGTGCCATTTCCCTAGCAACACAGGAGCAACATATCCTTAGCAACAAGAGAGTCTGtagttactagctgtgtgatttatCTCGTGATGAAGGAGCTAGGGGGCTAGTTTCACCAGCAACAAGGTTAATTCATAGTTACCAGGGGATTTCCTAGGCAACAGTAGGAAGGTGACCTGCAGTTGCCAGGAATGGTGTCCCCTCCGCTAGAGGACAGCATGGTCAAGGATCCCATTTCCGTAGAAAAAGAGGGCAACAGCAGGCTGTTATGTGATGACATCCCATGGGGAGGGGCGTGCTCGCTCCCAGCAACAAAGGGGCAGTTTAGGGGATGCCGTTTCCGTAGCAACAAAGAGCATCCTTCTGGCAGGAAGGGGCAGTGCTGTTGCTAGGCAATGTTCTCCCTAGCAACAAAGGGCTACTCCTCACTGCCCAACGACGGCACCCTGAGCAACCAGGAACAACTGGGTTACTGGGGTGCCGCTTCCACGGCAACAGAGGGACAGCGTGTGATTGCTGTAACACCTTCCTTTTCCTAGCAACAGAGAGCAATTCACCATCCCAAGGGGGGACAAGCGCTAGCAACGGGGGGCAATCGGTACGTATCAGGACTACTGTTTCCTTAGGACGGGGGAGGCGGGCTGTGGTGGCTGAGGGTGACACTCTGCTGACAACAGGTGGGAGACCTGCCCCCCCCTGCTCCCCGCTATCCTCCCTGCTAGGGGCAGGGCCAGCCCGCGGTGATTGGGCCTGCCGGGTCTTGGGACACCTCCCTCCCGCCGCCTGACCTGCTGGGGGGTGGGCATTGGAGGGTGGGGCCGCCCCCGGCCCGGGCTTTGGCGGCCACGGGGTAGGCCCCGAAGCCGGCGGCAATGCAGCCGCACTCGGCCGCAATCCAGGCCACGTAGAAGCGCATGCGGAAGGCGAAGAAGACGGGGATCATGTAGAAGAGGCGGGCGGGCAGCGGGCGGGCGTAGAAGGCGTCCTCACGTACGGCCTCCAGCGGGAACAGGTGGGAGGAGAGCAGGAAGAGCAGGCCGAAGAGCGGGGCCGGCCAGGCTCGCCGCAGCAGGGGCCGCAGGCTGGGCACGGCCCCGGGGAAGGGCTGCTCCAGCCAGTCCAGGTACGTGCGGTAGCGGAAGAAGGGGCCTGCGGCGGGAGGGAGGGCAGCTGGTCAGACACGGTACACATGGGACGGGGGGCCGAGCTCCAGTCTcggggcggggttgggggagggtgcaGATGGACCAGAGATTCGGGAGCTGAGGTGGaccagggagagaggaaggagagagaggggagagagagagaagcagggaggggagtgggggtatgaaacccagagagaaagggacaaGGAAGCGGAGAAAGGGGAGGACAAGGGACTCGGCAGGAAATAAAGAGGGACAGACACTTATGGAAAGGGACACAGAGCCTGAGAATGAGGGGTATGGAGACACCGAGACAGATGGACACAGACAGACCGGACCtggagggatggggctgggggtgagcTGGGTATAAAGGAGTGACAGGAAGTGCAGCAGTGCGTGTGCAGAGGAAGAGTGGTGTGAGAAGCAATGAGAGGGTGGCAGGGGCGGGACCCTTGGGGGTCTGATGAGGACTTTGAGTTTTGTTCTAAGCGCTAGGAAACCGGTATAGGCTCtcccaccagggaagtgctgGACTATCATTTTGCCTTTTCATGAGACCCCTCTGGCCACTgagcagggaggggctgcagagggACAGTGATGGAAAAGAGGAGACCGTTCTTGGCCTAGGGAGGGAGCACAGTGGGGTTAACAGAAGTGTTAAACGTCTTACACGTCACAGAAGaccacacactgtatgattccacttataggcAAATAGAGAGAGATAGAAGGTCAATTACTGGTTTCCAGGCAATGGGGGCAGACGGAGGTTTGGGAGACGACGGCTAAAGGATGCAGGGTTTCTTTTCGAGGTGATGAAAACACATGGCAGTGgcggttgcacaactctgtgaacagACTAAAACCCAGCAAGCTGGATGTGGTTACACGTGGGTGAATATGGTAACCATGGCTCAATACTATGTTGCTATGAAAACGAACACCTTCTAAGAGGTCAACAttagtgaaaaatattttctgaaactaAAAATGGGATCATAAGCTGGGAATACTTGTTGCCCGGGCAGCAGAAACGTTAGGGTGATGTAGATCTTCCTCCTTTATCTCCTGTTTGCTCCCAAAAAGTTACAAGGCATCACCGAGGCTGAGAACAGTCTGTCTCTACTCTGGAGGGGCCCTGGGACCAGGGGGAGAGTCAGACGTGGACTGGGGCATAGATGCTCACCATCAGAGCAGCAGATGCTGGAATGGAATGTGGGAACATGGAACAGGCACCAAACTCCAGGCAGAGAATGGAGACAGAGGGTGAGGAGCTGCGGAGGCAGGCCTGCGGGGTGGGCACGCTCACCTGTCATGATTCCCACGTAGCAGTAGCTGTAGCTGAGCGTCTCCATCAGAGAGGGAACGTCAGGCAGCAGCCCCACGCTGGGCCCCTTGCTGAAGCCTGAGGCCATTTCCTTCCTCTGGGCCACGTGCAGGTCCTGTACTTCACTGGCCAGACTCACCAACTGGGAGGAAGGGGTTGTAGGGAAGGACAGGTCAGACCCGGGCTTCCTCTCACCCACCTCCCTTTCACTACCTCTCTGGGCagccagcagctgctgcagccccgTGTAGCTGGGCGCTGAGGCTGTACTCCACGGGCAGCTCTGGGCATCTAGTCGTGAGTAAGGGCTTCTTTGTGACTCTCGCAGGGCTCACTCCTGGGCCcctctgtcttttttctctgagtTCCATCTTTCTGGGTTCTCCTGCAGTTCGTGACTTTAGATACCACCCACAGTGTAACCCGGTGGGACTTTTCCTCCAAGCCCCAAGCCTGTTCATCAAGCTGCCtctagggaattctctggcggtccagtggttaggactcggcgctttcactgctggggcccaggtttgatgacctctggtcggggaactaagatcccacaagccgtgtggcgagatcaa carries:
- the MBOAT7 gene encoding lysophospholipid acyltransferase 7 isoform X2; translation: MGGSSCGPRAHLVHLWPPHFAFSGHHPWDLGSHSGPALLVSLASEVQDLHVAQRKEMASGFSKGPSVGLLPDVPSLMETLSYSYCYVGIMTGPFFRYRTYLDWLEQPFPGAVPSLRPLLRRAWPAPLFGLLFLLSSHLFPLEAVREDAFYARPLPARLFYMIPVFFAFRMRFYVAWIAAECGCIAAGFGAYPVAAKARAGGGPTLQCPPPSSREKAASTEYDYETIRNIDCYGTDFCVSVRDGMRYWNMTVQWWLAQYIYKSAPARSYVFRSAWTMLLSAYWHGLHPGYYLSFLTIPLCLAAEGRLESAFRVRLSPRGQKAWDWVHWFLKMRAYDYMCMGFVLLSLGETLRYWASIYFCIHILALVALGLGLALGGGSPCRRKTASPPTSLASGKLREE